One region of Glycine max cultivar Williams 82 chromosome 9, Glycine_max_v4.0, whole genome shotgun sequence genomic DNA includes:
- the LOC100809622 gene encoding RNA-binding protein 34 yields MGKRKQKDLQQSSQTDTVSTPSSIFSKLFAIAPERTTATTAASLFSDDNPFRRKPTPLSDSTNRTQNPNDGDHPVNTDSGEEKKRKRNKEKTDKTPAPAIDTVVSVIEASDKSEKKRKRDSDEGKDLIVGAEASGKRKRKRGEVEKDWEEKKYGIVEEGLENKTVGIKRKTLDDPADMMVSKEGFDDEDKLLRTVFVGNLPLKVKKKTLLKEFKKFGEVESVRIRSVPIQDTKKPRKGAILAKKINDAADSVHAYIVFKTEQSAQASLSHNMSLVEGNHIRVDRACPPRKKHKGESTPLYDDKRTVFVGNLPFDVKDEELYQLFCGISNLESSIEAVRVVRDPHLNVGKGIAYVLFKTKEAAKFVVKKRNLKLRDRELRLSHAKVDATPSKRPNPSSAHAPSTPAKRPYPLAHAPSTPAKEFSVASRSPSSSNNMSKSNRKTNASYQGLRATKSDVHKKIQGGEKPKERMTKRPSVAARKAKAKLGKESDLPKQAGMKRKLDSRTPDSTLRNRKVKKNR; encoded by the exons ATGGGTAAGAGGAAACAAAAGGACTTACAACAATCCTCCCAAACCGACACCGTTTCAACACCTTCCAGCATTTTCAGCAAGCTCTTCGCCATCGCGCCGGAACGGACCACCGCAACCACCGCCGCCTCTCTATTTTCCGATGACAACCCCTTTCGAAGAAAACCTACTCCACTTTCCGACTCAACAAACCGCACTCAGAACCCTAACGACGGCGACCACCCCGTGAACACCGATTCCGGCGAGGAAAAGAAGCGGAAGAGGAACAAGGAAAAAACGGACAAAACCCCAGCCCCAGCCATCGATACCGTTGTTTCCGTAATCGAAGCTTCGGATAAATCggagaagaagaggaaacgCGATTCCGACGAAGGAAAAGACCTTATTGTGGGTGCAGAAGCGAGTGggaagaggaaaaggaaaaggggcGAAGTTGAGAAAGATTGGGAGGAGAAGAAGTATGGGATTGTGGAGGAAGGGCTTGAGAATAAAACCGTTGGGATCAAGAGGAAGACGTTGGATGATCCAGCTGATATGATGGTTTCAAAGGAGGGTTTTGATGATGAGGATAAACTCTTAAGGACTGTTTTCGTTGGGAATTTGCCTCTCAAGGTGAAAAAGAAGACTCTTTTGAAGGAGTTTAAGAAGTTTGGTGAGGTTGAGTCTGTGAGGATTCGTTCTGTCCCAATACAAGAT ACCAAGAAACCTAGAAAGGGAGCTATCCTTGCGAAGAAAATAAACGATGCTGCTGATAG TGTTCATGCatacattgttttcaaaacagaGCAATCGGCACAGGCTTCTTTGTCACACAACATGTCCCTG GTTGAAGGAAATCACATTCGTGTTGATAGGGCATGCCCACCCCGCAAGAAACATAAAGGGGAGAGTACTCCACTTTATGATGATAAGAGAACTGTTTTTGTGGGCAACCTCCCATTTGATGTGAAG GATGAAGAgctttatcaattattttgtgGTATATCCAACCTGGAATCAAGTATAGAAGCTGTCAGAGTTGTTCGAGATCCTCATCTTAATGTTGGAAAGGGTATTGCTTATGTGCTATTTAAAACCAAG GAAGCTGCTAAATTTGTTGTTAAGAAACGGAACTTGAAGCTTCGTGACCGAGAGTTGAGACTCTCTCATGCCAAAGTTGATGCTACCCCGTCTAAAAGGCCAAACCCATCATCAGCTCATGCTCCTAGTACCCCTGCAAAAAGGCCATACCCATTAGCACATGCTCCTAGTACCCCTGCAAAGGAGTTTTCTGTGGCTTCACGGTCTCCATCAAGCAGTAATAACATGTCAAAGTCAAACAGAAAAACCAATGCATCTTATCAGGGTCTACGTGCAACCAAATCTGATGTGCACAAGAAAATCCAAGGAggagaaaaaccaaaagaacGCATGACAAAAAGACCTTCAGTAGCTGCCAGAAAGGCTAAAGCAAAATTGGGCAAGGAGAGTGATCTACCAAAACAAGCAGGGATGAAACGCAAGCTTGATAGTCGTACTCCAGACAGCACCCTACGTAAtaggaaagtaaaaaagaacagGTAG
- the LOC100793859 gene encoding SNARE-associated domain-containing protein translates to MGKQGLNTVEQQSVAPTASKFPLSFWEATVASTVALVFAVGLLGVYLTMPDSDYSFLKLPRTLEDLQLLRDNLESYTSDYTAQVLVGYCVVYIFMQTFMIPGTVFMSLLAGALFGVFKGVALVVFTATAGASSCYFLSKLIGRPILSSLWPEKLKFFQTQVAKRRKGLLNYMLFLRLTPTLPNTFINFASPIVDVPYHIFFLATVIGLIPAAYVTVKAGLALGELQSVGDLYDFNSIATLFLIGVVSVTPTLISKNES, encoded by the exons ATGGGGAAGCAGGGTCTAAACACGGTGGAGCAACAATCTGTGGCACCGACAGCATCCAAGTTTCCGTTGAGCTTTTGGGAAGCCACGGTGGCTTCAACGGTGGCGCTGGTTTTTGCGGTGGGTCTTCTCGGCGTGTACCTCACCATGCCCGATTCCGATTACAGCTTCCTTAAACTCCCTCGTACCCTCGAAGACCTTCAACTCCTACG AGATAACCTTGAGAGCTATACAAGTGACTACACTGCACAAGTCTTGGTGGGGTACTGCGTGGTTTATATTTTCATGCAGACTTTCATGATTCCAGGGACTGTGTTCATGTCATTGCTTGCTGGAGCACTCTTTGGAGTCTTTAAAGGTGTGGCTCTGGTTGTGTTCACTGCCACAGCAGGAGCTTCTTCATGCTATTTCCTGTCTAAACTTATTGGACGACCTATTCTCTCCTCTCTGTGGCCTGAAAAGTTGAAATTCTTCCAAACCCag GTGGCTAAAAGAAGAAAGGGTTTGTTGAACTACATGCTTTTTCTAAGACTGACTCCGACCCTACCCAacacatttattaattttgcttCACCAATTGTGGATGTGCCTTATCATATTTTCTTCTTGGCAACTGTTATTGGACTAATACCTGCTGCTTATGTCACTGTCAAG GCTGGGTTGGCTCTTGGAGAGTTACAATCTGTGGGTGATCTTTATGATTTCAACTCAATTGCTACATTGTTCCTCATTGGTGTAGTTTCAGTCACACCCACACTAATAAGCAAGAACGAATCATAG
- the LOC100794373 gene encoding inositol-tetrakisphosphate 1-kinase 1 translates to MAEEKRFRIGYALLPKKQNSFIRDSLVNLARSRGIDLVRVDPNRNLTDQGPFDCVLHKLYGDDWKRQLTEFTVKYPNAVVLDSPESIERLHNRISMLQVVSELNIDDGSETFGIPKQIVIYDKETLLDRRNWEALNFPVIAKPLVADGSAKSHKMALVFNHDGLNSLKPPVVVQEFVNHGGVIFKVYVVGERVRCVKRKSLPDVREDELVRVSEDLRRFSQVSNLATDERIDDRYYKMMHLDDTEMPPLSFITQIARGLRRAMKLNLFNFDVIRDSRCGNRYLIVDINYFPGYAKMPGYETVLTDFFCDVLCKKQQWGEDCSENAGFDGMMMGNKDVRRMM, encoded by the coding sequence ATGGCGGAGGAAAAACGGTTCCGAATAGGGTACGCACTGTTGCCGAAGAAACAAAACAGCTTCATCCGAGACTCGCTCGTGAATCTCGCGAGATCTCGAGGGATAGACCTGGTTCGAGTCGACCCGAACCGGAACCTAACGGATCAAGGTCCCTTCGATTGCGTCCTCCACAAGCTCTACGGCGACGATTGGAAGCGTCAATTAACGGAGTTCACTGTTAAGTACCCTAATGCCGTGGTTCTCGACTCGCCGGAATCGATCGAGAGGCTCCACAATCGGATTTCGATGCTGCAGGTGGTGTCGGAGCTGAACATCGACGACGGGAGCGAGACGTTCGGGATTCCGAAGCAGATTGTGATATACGACAAAGAGACGCTCTTAGACCGGCGGAACTGGGAGGCGCTGAATTTTCCGGTGATCGCGAAGCCCTTGGTTGCCGACGGCAGCGCGAAGTCGCACAAGATGGCACTGGTTTTCAACCACGACGGGTTGAATTCGCTGAAGCCGCCGGTGGTGGTGCAGGAGTTCGTGAACCACGGCGGGGTGATCTTCAAGGTCTACGTCGTCGGCGAGCGCGTGAGGTGCGTGAAGCGGAAGTCACTGCCGGACGTCCGAGAAGACGAGCTGGTGAGGGTTTCGGAGGATTTGCGGAGGTTTTCGCAGGTGTCGAATTTGGCCACAGATGAGAGAATTGACGATAGGTATTATAAGATGATGCATTTGGATGACACCGAAATGCCTCCCCTGAGCTTCATTACTCAGATAGCTCGGGGGTTGAGGCGTGCCATGAAGCTGAACCtgtttaattttgatgttattagGGATTCTCGATGCGGGAATCGTTACCTTATTGTTGATATCAATTACTTCCCCGGGTACGCAAAAATGCCCGGTTATGAGACTGTTTTGACAGACTTTTTCTGTGATGTGTTGTGTAAGAAACAGCAATGGGGCGAGGACTGTTCTGAGAATGCTGGTTTTGATGGTATGATGATGGGTAACAAAGATGTGAGGCGGATGATGTGA
- the LOC100810159 gene encoding transcription factor MYB41 — protein sequence MGRSPCCEESSSVKKGPWTPEEDEKLIDYISKHGHGSWRTLPKRAGLNRCGKSCRLRWTNYLRPDIKRGKFSEDDERIIINFHSVLGNKWSKIAAHLPGRTDNEIKNYWNTHIRKKLLKMGIDPETHKPRTDLNHLMSLSQLLGMSNLSSAISTAWGNKPLGLQPDITQLAKIQLVQNLLQLINNNSFVNIGNNNPYLLSNPNLNPLFLNGINPLQTNKEPHVVLSGSEEYANPGLYSQAQSQCSQHDVSKSLADLDGGSIPQDYNKINSTTTSRENLAENPPLPALVAFPPKMGTFNQMDSGCNIAAQTSTESPSNTIFDDWEKLLDDETSGSYWKEILDLTSTSASPILW from the exons ATGGGAAGGTCACCGTGTTGTGAGGAGAGTAGTAGTGTAAAGAAAGGGCCATGGAcgccagaagaagatgagaagCTGATTGATTATATCAGCAAACATGGCCATGGCAGCTGGAGAACACTTCCAAAGCGTGCTGGTCTCAATAGGTGTGGCAAAAGCTGCAGATTAAGGTGGACAAACTATCTGAGGCCTGATATCAAGAGAGGCAAGTTCAGTGAAGATGATGAGAGGATTATCATCAACTTTCATTCAGTTCTCGGAAACAA GTGGTCGAAGATTGCAGCACATCTGCCAGGAAGAACTGATAATGAGATAAAGAATTATTGGAACACTCACATAAGGAAAAAGCTTCTGAAGATGGGTATTGATCCAGAAACTCACAAGCCAAGGACAGACTTGAATCACCTCATGAGTCTTTCTCAGTTGCTTGGCATGTCAAACTTGAGCAGTGCCATTAGCACTGCTTGGGGCAATAAGCCTCTAGGTTTACAGCCAGATATCACTCAGCTAGCCAAAATACAACTTGTGCAAAATCTTTTGCAACTTATCAACAACAATTCATTTGTTAACATTGGAAATAATAACCCTTACCTCTTATCCAATCCCAACCTCAACCCTTTATTTCTGAATGGCATAAACCCCCTCCAAACTAATAAGGAGCCTCATGTGGTGTTGAGTGGTAGTGAAGAATATGCTAACCCTGGTTTATACTCTCAAGCACAAAGCCAGTGCTCTCAGCATGATGTTTCAAAATCATTGGCAGATTTAGATGGTGGATCTATTCCACAAGATTACAACAAAATTAACAGCACTACTACTTCACGTGAAAATCTagcagaaaatccacctcttcCTGCATTAGTTGCATTCCCTCCAAAGATGGGAACCTTCAACCAAATGGACAGTGGCTGTAATATAGCTGCTCAAACGTCAACAGAGTCACCTTCCAACACAATCTTTGATGATTGGGAGAAGTTGCTTGACGATGAAACAAGCGGTTCCTATTGGAAAGAGATTCTAGA CTTGACATCCACTTCTGCGTCACCAATTTTGTGGTAG